From Hippoglossus stenolepis isolate QCI-W04-F060 chromosome 6, HSTE1.2, whole genome shotgun sequence, a single genomic window includes:
- the kdm5c gene encoding lysine-specific demethylase 5C isoform X4 — translation MAVAGRAMEVEEFAPPPECPVFEPTWEEFQDPLGYIAKIRPIAEKSGICKIRPPQDWQPPFSVELDTFRFTPRIQRLNELEAETRVKLNYLDRIARFWEIQASSLKIPHIERRILDLFGLSKIVTGEGGFEMVCKERRWARVAQRLGYPPGKNIGSLLRSHYERIVVPFEVFQSGASLPHCKPKHYDGEEVDKEYKPHSIPLRQSVQPSKIISYGRRANRCQPDPEPTEEDIEKNPELKKLQIYGAGPKMMGLGLVARYKGIRKKDELPQTVTVKENVAAAPVDTSVKAEPLEPPEKQSEGATSSPQPPPPSITIKSEVKKEEPENGKDNDMEEEDPEKPCTKMTMRLRRNLNNPQCVDSFVCRMCGRGDDDEKLLLCDGCDDNYHTHCLLPPLTDPPKGNWRCPKCVAEECKKPAEAFGFEQATREYTLQSFGEMADAFKADYFNMPVHMVPTELVEREFWRLVSSIEEDVTVEYGADIHSKEFGSGFPMNNGKRKLTTEEEEYARSGWNLNVMPVLDQSLLCHINGDISGMKVPWLYVGMVFSAFCWHIEDHWSYSINYLHWGEPKTWYGVPSVAAERLEEVMKKKTPELFEFQPDLLHQLVTIMNPNILMAHGVPVVRTNQCAGEFVITFPRAYHSGFNQGYNFAEAVNFCTADWLPAGRSCIEHYRRLRRYCVFSHEELTCKMAASPEKLDLNLAAATHREMFSIVQEERKLRKGLMERGITEAEREAFELLPDDERQCDKCKTTCFLSALACSKCPERLVCLYHTQDLCNCPTEKLYLRYRYTLDELLAMLHRLKVRSESFDSWANRVKEALEQEEGNKIGINDLEMLKTEASDKKFPDNELLRKLNKVLKEIERCQQTSNELLEKSKSSENKMTLAELKSLVETMNNLPCVMNKLEEMQAVLQTVEDFQSQAQALVSDRDWRRDSPPPERLQRLLEEGSKLPVVVPECDSLQGLKEQGHWLAEVRRTLGTEGGERQEVTLDVLRILMQAGCSVPQSVSVETAMAELQELLTIAERWEEKAEICLEQSQKHPLSTLEAIVNEAQLIPVKLPNILSLQGCLTRARAWVTDLEEIQNGEHYPCLDDLEGLVAIGRDLPVFMEELRQLELQVASAHSWRDKATKTFLKKSSQHSLLEVLCPCAKRRERRVGTEALDDILDDSDTNTLGLSAHDLRDPAAIVMAFKEGEHQEKEALLRLQKLNMCKSGIKASSCKENKENGRWDDRMETDTSSHSENSVKENGNSNHTSAAPPQSVCVCAGQPRAPQLRCHLCKDWFHGGCVPFPSLLPSSGPLANLLCWWDWEARFLCPQCQRSRRPRLETILALLVALQRLPVRLPEGEALQCLTERAITWQGRAKEALEASELQPALQKLQELKETLHSEAEKDEDMEKATEKSSVIVLSDSEGGEGEDGVIDLTADISPKKKTKESNGTQAGCENGINKKSNVTGVGSLLPLLPLLKGEVVELSPATRNQLEELQLEGDLLEVSLDQTHIIHRVLQASSVPPKDALHTLIQIELEEQRRNSRSRAKDSKRKRKSHRGGDGAGERSLDTSESKKTCPLSHSPSPHLPDQTQREIL, via the exons ATGGCCGTGGCCGGAAG GGCAATGGAAGTGGAAGAGTTTGCCCCTCCTCCGGAGTGTCCAGTATTTGAGCCGACATGGGAGGAGTTTCAGGATCCCCTGGGCTACATCGCCAAGATACGTCCGATTGCAGAGAAGTCTGGAATCTGCAAAATTCGACCTCCACAA GATTGGCAGCCACCGTTTTCAGTGGAGCTGGACACCTTTCGCTTCACACCTCGCATCCAAAGGCTCAATGAGCTCGAG GCGGAGACCAGAGTAAAGCTTAATTATTTGGACCGCATCGCCCGGTTTTGGGAAATCCAGGCGTCCTCGTTGAAAATCCCACATATTGAAAGACGCATCCTCGATCTTTTCGGCCTGTCAAAG ATTGTGACGGGTGAAGGAGGCTTTGAGATGGTCTGTAAGGAGCGCCGCTGGGCTCGTGTGGCCCAGAGGCTTGGCTACCCTCCAGGCAAGAACATCGGCTCTCTGCTGCGCTCCCACTACGAGAGGATCGTCGTCCCCTTTGAAGTGTTCCAGTCGGGTGCCAGCCTGCCG CATTGCAAGCCAAAGCACTATGATGGTGAAGAAGTGGATAAAGAGTATAAGCCCCACTCCATCCCCCTGCGACAGTCGGTGCAGCCATCCAAAATCATCAGTTACGGGCGCAGAGCAAACAGATGCCAGCCTGAT cCTGAACCCACAGAGGAAGACATCGAGAAGAACCCAGAGCTGAAGAAGCTACAGATCTATGGCGCTGGACCTAAGATGATGGGGCTCGGGCTGGTCGCGAGGTATAAAGGCATAAGAAAGAAAG ATGAGCTGCCTCAGACTGTTACCGTCAAAGAAAACGTGGCGGCTGCGCCCGTTGATACCTCAGTGAAAGCAGAGCCACTGGAGCCTCCAGAGAAGCAGAGTGAAGGGGCCACATCCAGTCCCCAGCCGCCTCCCCCCAGCATCACCATTAAGTCggaagtgaagaaagaggaACCAGAGAACGGGAAAGACAACGACATGGAGGAAGAAGATCCAGAGAAGCCGTGCACCAAAATGACCATGAGGCTTCGGCGCAACCTCAACAACCCCCAATGC GTTGATTCTTTTGTGTGTCGAATGTGTGGTCgtggagatgatgatgagaaaCTCCTGCTGTGCGACGGCTGTGATGATAACTACCACACCCACTGTCTACTGCCCCCCCTCACTGATCCTCCCAAAGGCAACTGGCGATGTCCTAAGTGTGTGGCAGAG GAGTGCAAGAAGCCAGCAGAAGCATTTGGCTTTGAACAGGCTACACGAGAGTACACTCTGCAGAGTTTTGGGGAAATGGCTGACGCCTTCAAAGCAGATTACTTCAACATGCCTGTCCAT ATGGTTCCCACTGAGCTGGTGGAAAGAGAGTTCTGGAGGTTGGTCAGTAGCATCGAGGAAGACGTGACCGTGGAGTACGGAGCAGACATACACTCCAAAGAGTTCGGCAGTGGCTTCCCAATGAACAATGGCAAGAGGAAGCTCACAACGGAAGAGGAG GAATACGCTCGCTCTGGCTGGAACTTGAATGTGATGCCCGTCCTGGATCAGTCGCTCCTTTGCCATATTAACGGAGACATCTCTGGGATGAAGGTGCCGTGGCTTTACGTTGGCATGGTGTTCTCGGCTTTCTGCTGGCACATCGAGGATCACTGGAGCTACTCCATCAACTACCTGCACTG GGGCGAACCCAAGACTTGGTACGGAGTTCCCTCTGTGGCAGCTGAGCGACTtgaggaggtgatgaagaagaagacaccCGAGCTGTTTGAGTTTCAGCCTGACCTCCTGCACCAGCTGGTTACCATCATGAACCCCAATATCCTCATGGCTCATGGTGTACCg GTTGTACGCACTAACCAGTGTGCTGGCGAGTTCGTCATCACCTTCCCCAGAGCCTACCACAGCGGCTTCAATCAGGGATATAACTTTGCCGAAGCTGTCAACTTCTGCACTGCGGACTGG CTACCCGCTGGCCGGTCCTGTATTGAGCACTACCGCCGTCTAAGGAGGTATTGTGTATTCTCCCACGAGGAGCTCACCTGTAAAATGGCTGCCAGCCCAGAGAAGCTAGATCTTAACCTGGCCGCAGCTACACACCGGGAAATGTTCAGTATTGttcaggaggagaggaagctgcGGAAGGGACTGATGGAGCGG GGCATCACCGAAGCAGAGCGCGAGGCATTTGAGCTGCTGCCTGATGACGAGCGACAGTGTGATAAGTGCAAGACCACATGCTTCCTTTCTGCTTTGGCGTGTTCGAAATGCCCCGAGCGGCTGGTGTGTCTCTATCACACTCAGGATCTGTGCAACTGCCCCACCGAAAAACTCTACCTCAG GTACAGATATACCCTGGACGAGTTGCTGGCCATGCTTCACCGGTTAAAGGTCCGATCGGAGTCTTTTGATTCCTGGGCCAACAGAGTGAAAGAGGCACTTGAGCAAGAAGAGGGAAACAAGATAG GAATTAATGACCTGGAAATGCTGAAGACGGAGGCGTCGGACAAAAAGTTTCCAGACAACGAACTTCTCCGGAAACTCAACAAAGTCCTTAAAGAAATAGAGCGCTGCCAGCAGACGAGTAATGAACTCCTGGAAAAGTCAAAGAGCAG TGAAAATAAGATGACCTTGGCAGAGCTGAAGTCTTTGGTAGAGACGATGAACAATCTGCCCTGTGTGATGAACAAGTTGGAGGAAATGCAG GCGGTGCTGCAGACAGTGGAGGACTTCCAGAGCCAGGCTCAAGCATTAGTCAGTGACCGGGACTGGAGGAGGGACTCGCCGCCACCTGAGCGATTGCAGAGATTGTTGGAGGAGGGCAGCAAGCTGCCCGTTGTGGTGCCAGAGTGTGATTCGCTTCAGGGCCTAAAGGAGCAGGGCCACTGGCTGGCAGAGGTGCGGCGCACCCTGGGCACAGAAGGAGGCGAGAGGCAGGAGGTGACGTTGGATGTGTTGAGGATCCTGATGCAGGCAGGATGCAGTGTGCCCCAGAGCGTATCTGTGGAGACGGCCATGGCGGAGCTTCAGGAGCTGCTCACAATCGCAGAACGTTGGGAGGAGAAAGCAGAAATCTGCCTCGAACAAAG CCAAAAACACCCTCTCTCCACCCTGGAGGCAATAGTGAATGAGGCCCAGCTTATCCCGGTCAAGCTTCCAAATATTCTATCTCTACAGGGCTGTCTCACACGAGCACGCGCCTGGGTCACGGACCTGGAGGAAATCCAG AATGGGGAGCATTACCCGTGTCTGGATGACCTCGAGGGCCTGGTGGCGATTGGAAGGGATCTGCCGGTCTTCATGGAGGAGCTGAGgcagctggagctgcaggtggCCAGCGCTCACTCCTGGAGGGACAAGGCCACCAAGACCTTCCTGAAGAAGAGCAGTCAGCACAGTCTGCTAGAG GTTTTATGTCCGTGTGCAAAACGGAGAGAGAGGCGAGTTGGGACGGAGGCGTTGGATGATATATTGGATGATTCTGACACCAACACTCTGGGCCTCTCTGCTCATGACCTGAGGGATCCTGCCGCGATT GTGATGGCTTTCAAAGAGGGAGAGCACCAGGAGAAGGAGGCACTACTGAGGTTACAGAAACTGAACATGTGTAAATCTGGAATTAAGGCTTCAAGTTGCAAGGAGAACAAGGAGAACGGGAGGTGGGACGACCGCATGGAGACAGACACATCCAGCCACTCAGAGAACTCTGTAAAAGAGAATGGCAACAGTAACCACACCTCTGCCGCCCCccctcagtcagtgtgtgtgtgcgccggGCAGCCCCGCGCCCCTCAGCTCCGCTGCCATCTGTGTAAGGACTGGTTCCATGGTGGCTGCGTTCCTTTCCCCTCCCTGCTCCCCTCCTCTGGACCACTGGCTAACCTGCTCTGCTGGTGGGACTGGGAAGCGCGTTTCTTGTGTCCGCAGTGCCAGCGGTCACGGCGCCCTCGCCTGGAGACTATCCTGGCGTTACTTGTGGCCCTGCAGAGGCTGCCGGTGCGTCTCCCTGAAGGAGAGGCCCTGCAGTGTCTCACAGAGAGGGCCATCACCTGGCAGGGCCGAGCTAAAGAGGCGCTGGAGGCGTCCGAGCTGCAGCCGGCTcttcagaagctgcaggaaCTCAAAGAGACTCTgcacagtgaagcagagaaagaCGAAGACATGGAAAAGGCGACTGAAAAGAGCTCCGTCATAGTTTTGTCCGATTCcgagggaggggaaggagaggatggagtCATCGATCTGACGGCAGACATTTCACCTAAAAAGAAAACCAAGGAAAGCAACGGCACTCAG GCTGGATGCGAAAATGGCATCAACAAGAAGTCAAACGTTACAG GTGTGGGGTCTCTGCTGCCCCTGCTGCCTTTACTGAAGGGCGAGGTGGTGGAGCTCTCCCCAGCCACCAGGaaccagctggaggagctgcagctggagggagATCTGTTGGAGGTGTCTCTGGACCAGACTCACATCATCCACCGGGTTCTCCAAGCTTCCTCTGTCCCACCTAAAGACgcactgcacacactcattcag aTCGAGCTCGAAGAGCAGAGACGAAACAGCCGCAGCCGAGCCAAGGATTccaaaaggaagaggaagagccaCAGAGGCGGGGACGGGGCAGGCGAACGGTCACTGGACACCTCTGAGTCAAAGAAAACCTgtcccctcagccacagcccctCTCCTCACTTACCTGACCAGACCCAACGAGAG atTTTGTGA
- the kdm5c gene encoding lysine-specific demethylase 5C isoform X3, whose translation MEVEEFAPPPECPVFEPTWEEFQDPLGYIAKIRPIAEKSGICKIRPPQDWQPPFSVELDTFRFTPRIQRLNELEAETRVKLNYLDRIARFWEIQASSLKIPHIERRILDLFGLSKIVTGEGGFEMVCKERRWARVAQRLGYPPGKNIGSLLRSHYERIVVPFEVFQSGASLPHCKPKHYDGEEVDKEYKPHSIPLRQSVQPSKIISYGRRANRCQPDGPEDLAPHPLTTGSQLISAPEPTEEDIEKNPELKKLQIYGAGPKMMGLGLVARYKGIRKKDELPQTVTVKENVAAAPVDTSVKAEPLEPPEKQSEGATSSPQPPPPSITIKSEVKKEEPENGKDNDMEEEDPEKPCTKMTMRLRRNLNNPQCVDSFVCRMCGRGDDDEKLLLCDGCDDNYHTHCLLPPLTDPPKGNWRCPKCVAEECKKPAEAFGFEQATREYTLQSFGEMADAFKADYFNMPVHMVPTELVEREFWRLVSSIEEDVTVEYGADIHSKEFGSGFPMNNGKRKLTTEEEEYARSGWNLNVMPVLDQSLLCHINGDISGMKVPWLYVGMVFSAFCWHIEDHWSYSINYLHWGEPKTWYGVPSVAAERLEEVMKKKTPELFEFQPDLLHQLVTIMNPNILMAHGVPVVRTNQCAGEFVITFPRAYHSGFNQGYNFAEAVNFCTADWLPAGRSCIEHYRRLRRYCVFSHEELTCKMAASPEKLDLNLAAATHREMFSIVQEERKLRKGLMERGITEAEREAFELLPDDERQCDKCKTTCFLSALACSKCPERLVCLYHTQDLCNCPTEKLYLRYRYTLDELLAMLHRLKVRSESFDSWANRVKEALEQEEGNKIGINDLEMLKTEASDKKFPDNELLRKLNKVLKEIERCQQTSNELLEKSKSSENKMTLAELKSLVETMNNLPCVMNKLEEMQAVLQTVEDFQSQAQALVSDRDWRRDSPPPERLQRLLEEGSKLPVVVPECDSLQGLKEQGHWLAEVRRTLGTEGGERQEVTLDVLRILMQAGCSVPQSVSVETAMAELQELLTIAERWEEKAEICLEQSQKHPLSTLEAIVNEAQLIPVKLPNILSLQGCLTRARAWVTDLEEIQNGEHYPCLDDLEGLVAIGRDLPVFMEELRQLELQVASAHSWRDKATKTFLKKSSQHSLLEVLCPCAKRRERRVGTEALDDILDDSDTNTLGLSAHDLRDPAAIVMAFKEGEHQEKEALLRLQKLNMCKSGIKASSCKENKENGRWDDRMETDTSSHSENSVKENGNSNHTSAAPPQSVCVCAGQPRAPQLRCHLCKDWFHGGCVPFPSLLPSSGPLANLLCWWDWEARFLCPQCQRSRRPRLETILALLVALQRLPVRLPEGEALQCLTERAITWQGRAKEALEASELQPALQKLQELKETLHSEAEKDEDMEKATEKSSVIVLSDSEGGEGEDGVIDLTADISPKKKTKESNGTQAGCENGINKKSNVTGVGSLLPLLPLLKGEVVELSPATRNQLEELQLEGDLLEVSLDQTHIIHRVLQASSVPPKDALHTLIQIELEEQRRNSRSRAKDSKRKRKSHRGGDGAGERSLDTSESKKTCPLSHSPSPHLPDQTQREIL comes from the exons ATGGAAGTGGAAGAGTTTGCCCCTCCTCCGGAGTGTCCAGTATTTGAGCCGACATGGGAGGAGTTTCAGGATCCCCTGGGCTACATCGCCAAGATACGTCCGATTGCAGAGAAGTCTGGAATCTGCAAAATTCGACCTCCACAA GATTGGCAGCCACCGTTTTCAGTGGAGCTGGACACCTTTCGCTTCACACCTCGCATCCAAAGGCTCAATGAGCTCGAG GCGGAGACCAGAGTAAAGCTTAATTATTTGGACCGCATCGCCCGGTTTTGGGAAATCCAGGCGTCCTCGTTGAAAATCCCACATATTGAAAGACGCATCCTCGATCTTTTCGGCCTGTCAAAG ATTGTGACGGGTGAAGGAGGCTTTGAGATGGTCTGTAAGGAGCGCCGCTGGGCTCGTGTGGCCCAGAGGCTTGGCTACCCTCCAGGCAAGAACATCGGCTCTCTGCTGCGCTCCCACTACGAGAGGATCGTCGTCCCCTTTGAAGTGTTCCAGTCGGGTGCCAGCCTGCCG CATTGCAAGCCAAAGCACTATGATGGTGAAGAAGTGGATAAAGAGTATAAGCCCCACTCCATCCCCCTGCGACAGTCGGTGCAGCCATCCAAAATCATCAGTTACGGGCGCAGAGCAAACAGATGCCAGCCTGAT GGTCCAGAGGATCTGGCCCCACATCCTCTCACCACTGGCTCTCAACTCATCTCTGCG cCTGAACCCACAGAGGAAGACATCGAGAAGAACCCAGAGCTGAAGAAGCTACAGATCTATGGCGCTGGACCTAAGATGATGGGGCTCGGGCTGGTCGCGAGGTATAAAGGCATAAGAAAGAAAG ATGAGCTGCCTCAGACTGTTACCGTCAAAGAAAACGTGGCGGCTGCGCCCGTTGATACCTCAGTGAAAGCAGAGCCACTGGAGCCTCCAGAGAAGCAGAGTGAAGGGGCCACATCCAGTCCCCAGCCGCCTCCCCCCAGCATCACCATTAAGTCggaagtgaagaaagaggaACCAGAGAACGGGAAAGACAACGACATGGAGGAAGAAGATCCAGAGAAGCCGTGCACCAAAATGACCATGAGGCTTCGGCGCAACCTCAACAACCCCCAATGC GTTGATTCTTTTGTGTGTCGAATGTGTGGTCgtggagatgatgatgagaaaCTCCTGCTGTGCGACGGCTGTGATGATAACTACCACACCCACTGTCTACTGCCCCCCCTCACTGATCCTCCCAAAGGCAACTGGCGATGTCCTAAGTGTGTGGCAGAG GAGTGCAAGAAGCCAGCAGAAGCATTTGGCTTTGAACAGGCTACACGAGAGTACACTCTGCAGAGTTTTGGGGAAATGGCTGACGCCTTCAAAGCAGATTACTTCAACATGCCTGTCCAT ATGGTTCCCACTGAGCTGGTGGAAAGAGAGTTCTGGAGGTTGGTCAGTAGCATCGAGGAAGACGTGACCGTGGAGTACGGAGCAGACATACACTCCAAAGAGTTCGGCAGTGGCTTCCCAATGAACAATGGCAAGAGGAAGCTCACAACGGAAGAGGAG GAATACGCTCGCTCTGGCTGGAACTTGAATGTGATGCCCGTCCTGGATCAGTCGCTCCTTTGCCATATTAACGGAGACATCTCTGGGATGAAGGTGCCGTGGCTTTACGTTGGCATGGTGTTCTCGGCTTTCTGCTGGCACATCGAGGATCACTGGAGCTACTCCATCAACTACCTGCACTG GGGCGAACCCAAGACTTGGTACGGAGTTCCCTCTGTGGCAGCTGAGCGACTtgaggaggtgatgaagaagaagacaccCGAGCTGTTTGAGTTTCAGCCTGACCTCCTGCACCAGCTGGTTACCATCATGAACCCCAATATCCTCATGGCTCATGGTGTACCg GTTGTACGCACTAACCAGTGTGCTGGCGAGTTCGTCATCACCTTCCCCAGAGCCTACCACAGCGGCTTCAATCAGGGATATAACTTTGCCGAAGCTGTCAACTTCTGCACTGCGGACTGG CTACCCGCTGGCCGGTCCTGTATTGAGCACTACCGCCGTCTAAGGAGGTATTGTGTATTCTCCCACGAGGAGCTCACCTGTAAAATGGCTGCCAGCCCAGAGAAGCTAGATCTTAACCTGGCCGCAGCTACACACCGGGAAATGTTCAGTATTGttcaggaggagaggaagctgcGGAAGGGACTGATGGAGCGG GGCATCACCGAAGCAGAGCGCGAGGCATTTGAGCTGCTGCCTGATGACGAGCGACAGTGTGATAAGTGCAAGACCACATGCTTCCTTTCTGCTTTGGCGTGTTCGAAATGCCCCGAGCGGCTGGTGTGTCTCTATCACACTCAGGATCTGTGCAACTGCCCCACCGAAAAACTCTACCTCAG GTACAGATATACCCTGGACGAGTTGCTGGCCATGCTTCACCGGTTAAAGGTCCGATCGGAGTCTTTTGATTCCTGGGCCAACAGAGTGAAAGAGGCACTTGAGCAAGAAGAGGGAAACAAGATAG GAATTAATGACCTGGAAATGCTGAAGACGGAGGCGTCGGACAAAAAGTTTCCAGACAACGAACTTCTCCGGAAACTCAACAAAGTCCTTAAAGAAATAGAGCGCTGCCAGCAGACGAGTAATGAACTCCTGGAAAAGTCAAAGAGCAG TGAAAATAAGATGACCTTGGCAGAGCTGAAGTCTTTGGTAGAGACGATGAACAATCTGCCCTGTGTGATGAACAAGTTGGAGGAAATGCAG GCGGTGCTGCAGACAGTGGAGGACTTCCAGAGCCAGGCTCAAGCATTAGTCAGTGACCGGGACTGGAGGAGGGACTCGCCGCCACCTGAGCGATTGCAGAGATTGTTGGAGGAGGGCAGCAAGCTGCCCGTTGTGGTGCCAGAGTGTGATTCGCTTCAGGGCCTAAAGGAGCAGGGCCACTGGCTGGCAGAGGTGCGGCGCACCCTGGGCACAGAAGGAGGCGAGAGGCAGGAGGTGACGTTGGATGTGTTGAGGATCCTGATGCAGGCAGGATGCAGTGTGCCCCAGAGCGTATCTGTGGAGACGGCCATGGCGGAGCTTCAGGAGCTGCTCACAATCGCAGAACGTTGGGAGGAGAAAGCAGAAATCTGCCTCGAACAAAG CCAAAAACACCCTCTCTCCACCCTGGAGGCAATAGTGAATGAGGCCCAGCTTATCCCGGTCAAGCTTCCAAATATTCTATCTCTACAGGGCTGTCTCACACGAGCACGCGCCTGGGTCACGGACCTGGAGGAAATCCAG AATGGGGAGCATTACCCGTGTCTGGATGACCTCGAGGGCCTGGTGGCGATTGGAAGGGATCTGCCGGTCTTCATGGAGGAGCTGAGgcagctggagctgcaggtggCCAGCGCTCACTCCTGGAGGGACAAGGCCACCAAGACCTTCCTGAAGAAGAGCAGTCAGCACAGTCTGCTAGAG GTTTTATGTCCGTGTGCAAAACGGAGAGAGAGGCGAGTTGGGACGGAGGCGTTGGATGATATATTGGATGATTCTGACACCAACACTCTGGGCCTCTCTGCTCATGACCTGAGGGATCCTGCCGCGATT GTGATGGCTTTCAAAGAGGGAGAGCACCAGGAGAAGGAGGCACTACTGAGGTTACAGAAACTGAACATGTGTAAATCTGGAATTAAGGCTTCAAGTTGCAAGGAGAACAAGGAGAACGGGAGGTGGGACGACCGCATGGAGACAGACACATCCAGCCACTCAGAGAACTCTGTAAAAGAGAATGGCAACAGTAACCACACCTCTGCCGCCCCccctcagtcagtgtgtgtgtgcgccggGCAGCCCCGCGCCCCTCAGCTCCGCTGCCATCTGTGTAAGGACTGGTTCCATGGTGGCTGCGTTCCTTTCCCCTCCCTGCTCCCCTCCTCTGGACCACTGGCTAACCTGCTCTGCTGGTGGGACTGGGAAGCGCGTTTCTTGTGTCCGCAGTGCCAGCGGTCACGGCGCCCTCGCCTGGAGACTATCCTGGCGTTACTTGTGGCCCTGCAGAGGCTGCCGGTGCGTCTCCCTGAAGGAGAGGCCCTGCAGTGTCTCACAGAGAGGGCCATCACCTGGCAGGGCCGAGCTAAAGAGGCGCTGGAGGCGTCCGAGCTGCAGCCGGCTcttcagaagctgcaggaaCTCAAAGAGACTCTgcacagtgaagcagagaaagaCGAAGACATGGAAAAGGCGACTGAAAAGAGCTCCGTCATAGTTTTGTCCGATTCcgagggaggggaaggagaggatggagtCATCGATCTGACGGCAGACATTTCACCTAAAAAGAAAACCAAGGAAAGCAACGGCACTCAG GCTGGATGCGAAAATGGCATCAACAAGAAGTCAAACGTTACAG GTGTGGGGTCTCTGCTGCCCCTGCTGCCTTTACTGAAGGGCGAGGTGGTGGAGCTCTCCCCAGCCACCAGGaaccagctggaggagctgcagctggagggagATCTGTTGGAGGTGTCTCTGGACCAGACTCACATCATCCACCGGGTTCTCCAAGCTTCCTCTGTCCCACCTAAAGACgcactgcacacactcattcag aTCGAGCTCGAAGAGCAGAGACGAAACAGCCGCAGCCGAGCCAAGGATTccaaaaggaagaggaagagccaCAGAGGCGGGGACGGGGCAGGCGAACGGTCACTGGACACCTCTGAGTCAAAGAAAACCTgtcccctcagccacagcccctCTCCTCACTTACCTGACCAGACCCAACGAGAG atTTTGTGA